The following coding sequences lie in one Thermomicrobium sp. 4228-Ro genomic window:
- the rpmI gene encoding 50S ribosomal protein L35, which yields MPKVKTKKAAAKRFKITGSGKVLRMRNARNHNRLKKAPRVRRSFDKMVPVHPSDVHRIRPLLPYAW from the coding sequence ATGCCGAAGGTGAAGACGAAGAAGGCGGCGGCCAAGCGCTTCAAGATTACTGGCTCCGGCAAAGTGCTACGCATGCGCAATGCCCGGAACCATAACCGCCTGAAGAAGGCACCGCGGGTCCGGCGTTCTTTCGACAAGATGGTTCCGGTCCATCCATCGGATGTGCACCGCATTCGGCCGCTGTTGCCGTATGCCTGGTGA
- a CDS encoding TrmH family RNA methyltransferase: protein MSAVITSRRHPLVQFARSLRERRVRERERAFVVEGPRLIADALSAGARPQMLYYAPSRCGPLEARIVERVQELGVRLVPISEEVLEYIAETVTPQAVLAVFPMPRLPFRLPEREHALLLLLDRLQDPGNLGTLLRSALGAGAHAVLLMPGTVDPYNPKVVRAAAGAHFRLPIQELTPDGLHEVGRSVVQWVVADPRARLSYDDVDWTAPSLLAIGSEAHGTSEIVERVATHRVAIPLRGGLESLNAAVAGSIILFEAARQRRNASRQATTRE from the coding sequence GTGAGTGCTGTCATCACGAGTCGAAGGCATCCGCTCGTTCAGTTCGCCCGTTCTCTGCGAGAGCGCCGAGTGCGCGAGCGAGAGCGGGCGTTTGTCGTAGAGGGACCGCGTCTCATCGCGGATGCACTGAGCGCTGGGGCTCGACCACAGATGCTGTATTACGCTCCATCCCGTTGTGGGCCGCTCGAGGCGCGCATCGTGGAACGCGTACAGGAACTGGGTGTTCGCCTCGTGCCGATCAGTGAGGAAGTGCTCGAGTACATTGCGGAAACGGTGACTCCACAAGCGGTGCTGGCCGTCTTTCCGATGCCGCGACTACCGTTTCGTCTCCCCGAGCGAGAACACGCATTGCTGTTGCTTCTCGATCGCCTGCAGGATCCTGGGAACTTGGGGACGCTACTGCGTTCAGCGCTCGGAGCAGGTGCGCACGCGGTACTGCTCATGCCCGGAACGGTCGATCCGTACAACCCGAAAGTCGTACGGGCTGCTGCTGGGGCGCACTTCCGTCTACCGATTCAGGAGCTCACACCGGACGGTTTGCACGAAGTCGGCCGTTCCGTCGTCCAATGGGTCGTCGCCGATCCACGCGCTCGCCTCTCCTACGACGATGTCGACTGGACTGCTCCCTCGCTCTTGGCCATCGGCAGCGAGGCACATGGGACGAGCGAAATAGTTGAGCGCGTCGCGACCCACCGTGTCGCCATTCCCTTGCGCGGCGGCCTGGAGTCGTTGAACGCAGCGGTTGCCGGATCGATCATTCTGTTCGAGGCTGCGCGACAACGGCGCAACGCTTCCCGACAAGCCACTACCCGAGAGTAG
- a CDS encoding peptidoglycan D,D-transpeptidase FtsI family protein, which produces MWTILRPATFIATLLLIAYGVAITEDRADPRWLLVLSVIAVLWYVALRTQFSARLARNAAPLIHVALVLCIGFGLVTVQVLRAQLLDRDRILARAGNPASGVVDIRRYVSDRRTERGRILFRDGTVIARDIVRSDGTRARIYEGVGAYLAGYYSPALFGASGIEARYDDTLSGHAALTWQTWLDGVLHRNQRGNDVILSVDPRLQELGQSLLGDRSGGAVLLDANSGAVLALVTSPGYDPNRLSVPLGASKEEVEGARSYFDALQADGRGPLVLRPIQGLYVPGSTFKTVTAAAAFEFGMARPDTVYRDDGALAIDSRIIIEQNRPDPNRVSYTLQEGYGYSLNVVFAQVGLQVGAQRLEQMARALGFGEAIPFDLPVVPSQLARSPDFLTSQAGIAETAFGQGQLLVTPMQMALVAAAVVRDGTIPQPYLVEEIRRPDGTTVRRHQPVTWRRAFSDSTAQALRDVMVWSVEHGYASGARIEGAVVGGKTGTAEVGSGAPHAWFLGFAERGDKRIVVAVVVEHGGSGAQVALPIGRALLDAALTGG; this is translated from the coding sequence ATGTGGACGATTCTTCGGCCTGCCACCTTCATTGCAACGCTCCTGCTCATCGCCTACGGGGTAGCCATCACAGAGGACCGTGCCGATCCGCGCTGGCTCCTCGTTCTCAGCGTGATCGCTGTCCTGTGGTACGTCGCGCTCCGAACGCAGTTCAGTGCGCGGCTCGCGCGGAACGCTGCTCCGCTGATCCATGTCGCCCTGGTGCTATGCATCGGTTTTGGACTCGTGACAGTGCAGGTACTGCGAGCACAACTCCTCGACCGAGACCGCATTCTGGCTCGAGCAGGGAATCCAGCCAGTGGTGTCGTCGATATCCGCCGATACGTGAGCGACCGACGCACAGAACGGGGACGCATTCTTTTCCGTGACGGCACGGTCATCGCACGCGATATCGTCCGTTCCGATGGAACGCGTGCACGCATCTACGAGGGAGTCGGCGCCTATCTGGCCGGATACTACTCGCCAGCGCTGTTCGGTGCTTCCGGCATCGAAGCTCGTTACGATGACACCCTGTCTGGCCATGCCGCGCTGACCTGGCAAACCTGGTTGGACGGCGTACTCCACCGGAACCAGCGTGGCAACGACGTCATTTTGAGCGTCGATCCGCGGCTTCAGGAACTCGGGCAGTCTCTCCTCGGTGACCGTTCAGGCGGCGCCGTCCTGTTGGACGCGAATTCGGGTGCTGTCCTCGCACTCGTCACTTCTCCCGGGTACGATCCCAATCGCCTGAGCGTTCCGCTCGGTGCATCGAAGGAGGAGGTCGAAGGCGCGCGCAGCTACTTCGACGCCTTGCAAGCCGACGGACGCGGTCCGCTGGTGCTGCGTCCGATTCAAGGACTCTATGTCCCAGGGTCGACGTTCAAGACCGTGACCGCCGCGGCTGCGTTCGAGTTCGGGATGGCCCGGCCTGATACGGTTTACCGCGACGATGGTGCACTGGCGATCGACTCACGCATCATCATCGAACAGAACCGGCCAGATCCCAATCGGGTCAGCTACACCCTTCAGGAAGGCTATGGCTACTCCCTCAATGTGGTCTTCGCCCAAGTGGGCCTTCAGGTCGGCGCACAGCGCCTCGAGCAAATGGCCCGTGCGCTGGGATTCGGGGAAGCGATTCCGTTCGATTTGCCGGTCGTGCCGAGCCAGCTCGCTCGCTCCCCGGACTTTCTAACGAGCCAGGCCGGCATCGCGGAAACGGCCTTCGGGCAAGGCCAGTTGCTGGTCACGCCGATGCAGATGGCGCTCGTTGCCGCCGCAGTCGTCCGGGACGGTACGATTCCGCAGCCATATCTCGTGGAGGAAATCCGCCGTCCGGACGGTACGACTGTGCGGCGCCATCAGCCGGTGACATGGCGACGGGCGTTCAGCGACAGTACGGCGCAGGCCTTGCGGGACGTCATGGTCTGGTCAGTGGAGCACGGATACGCGAGTGGCGCACGCATCGAGGGTGCTGTCGTCGGCGGCAAAACCGGTACGGCCGAAGTTGGCAGCGGCGCTCCGCATGCGTGGTTCCTCGGGTTCGCCGAACGCGGTGACAAACGGATCGTAGTGGCAGTCGTCGTCGAGCACGGCGGCTCCGGCGCGCAGGTGGCCCTTCCGATCGGTCGCGCGTTGCTCGATGCGGCCCTCACGGGAGGATGA
- the rplT gene encoding 50S ribosomal protein L20, translated as MVRVKRGVTKHRRHKKILELAKGYQLGRSKLYRHANEAVLKALRYQYRDRRARKREFRRLWIMRINAAARQHGLPYRDFIHGLKRAGVEIDRKMLADIAVHDPAAFGRLVEVARQAL; from the coding sequence ATGGTTCGTGTCAAGCGTGGGGTCACCAAACATCGACGTCACAAGAAGATTCTGGAGCTCGCCAAGGGGTATCAGCTCGGGCGCAGTAAGCTCTATCGGCATGCGAACGAAGCGGTTCTCAAGGCCTTGCGCTACCAGTACCGAGATCGCCGAGCGAGGAAACGCGAGTTCCGACGCCTCTGGATCATGCGGATCAACGCCGCTGCTCGGCAACACGGCTTACCCTATCGCGATTTCATTCATGGCTTGAAGCGAGCTGGCGTCGAAATCGACCGCAAGATGCTCGCTGACATCGCCGTTCATGATCCGGCCGCGTTCGGTCGCCTCGTCGAGGTGGCACGCCAGGCCCTGTGA
- the infC gene encoding translation initiation factor IF-3 has translation MNERIRVPEVRVIDETGKNLGIFRTEEALRLARERGLDLVEVQPNAHPPVCRIMDYGKYRYEESRRERESRKRQKTIEVKEIRLRPRIDTHDLETKVRQMQQFLADGAKVKVSVLFRGREIVYQELGERVLQRVLDSLGSKAIVEQAPHLEGRTLVMVLAPGRSDLTRPTEAEQER, from the coding sequence GTGAACGAGCGGATCCGGGTACCGGAAGTCCGCGTGATCGACGAGACCGGCAAGAATCTCGGAATTTTCCGGACCGAAGAGGCGTTACGACTCGCCCGCGAGCGGGGCCTCGACCTTGTCGAAGTTCAGCCGAACGCCCACCCACCGGTCTGCCGAATTATGGATTATGGCAAGTACCGGTATGAAGAGAGCCGTCGCGAGCGGGAGTCGCGCAAGCGCCAGAAGACGATCGAAGTCAAGGAGATCCGCCTGCGACCACGGATCGACACGCACGACCTCGAGACGAAGGTGCGGCAAATGCAGCAATTTCTCGCTGATGGGGCGAAAGTGAAAGTGTCGGTGTTGTTCCGTGGCCGGGAGATCGTGTACCAGGAACTCGGCGAGCGAGTGCTTCAGCGCGTGCTCGATTCGCTCGGATCGAAAGCGATCGTCGAACAGGCACCGCATCTCGAGGGGCGAACACTGGTGATGGTGCTGGCTCCCGGGCGGAGTGATCTGACACGGCCTACTGAAGCAGAACAGGAGCGATGA
- the gyrB gene encoding DNA topoisomerase (ATP-hydrolyzing) subunit B, whose translation MTKTNPRYDASAIQVLEGLEAVRRRPGMYIGSTDVRGLHHLVYEIVDNSVDEALAGFCDRIDVTIHADGSVRVRDNGRGIPVDIHPKVGKSALEVIMTTLHAGGKFGGGGYKVSGGLHGVGASVVNALSEWLEVTVRRDGKIYRQRYERGVPTTPVEVIGETEVDDHGTETVFLPDRQIFRSLDYQADVLLQRFREIAYLTSGLTIHFVDERTDTEMTFSFEGGIVSFVRHLNRMKEVLQPQPFYVKREVNGCLVEVAIQYTDGFAESTHAFANNINTIDGGTHVTGFKAALTRAINEYARRHGLLKENDPNLSGEDVREGLTAIISVMLPEPQFEGQTKAKLGNAEVAGIVQSVVYESFTGYLEENPTIARRIIEKCLTAARAREAARKARELVQRKGALDTFSLPGKLADCTERDPAKAELYIVEGDSAGGSAKQGRDRRFQAVLPLRGKILNVEKARLDRMLHNEEIRALITALGTGIGDQYDRSKLRYHRIILMTDADVDGAHIRTLLLTFFFRYLEGLIVDGHLYIAQPPLYRLQSGKEVYYVYSDEERDAILNRGDGKSWDVQRYKGLGEMNPEQLWETTMDPARRTLLQVTIEDAVKADETFNMLMGSAVPPRKRFIQAHAREVRNLDI comes from the coding sequence ATGACCAAGACGAACCCGCGGTATGACGCGAGTGCGATTCAAGTACTGGAAGGACTCGAGGCAGTCCGCCGGCGTCCTGGCATGTACATCGGCAGCACCGACGTCCGGGGACTGCACCATCTGGTCTATGAGATCGTGGATAACAGTGTCGACGAGGCTCTCGCCGGATTCTGTGACCGGATCGATGTGACCATCCACGCTGACGGTTCCGTACGCGTGCGCGACAACGGTCGCGGGATCCCCGTCGACATTCATCCCAAGGTCGGCAAGTCGGCACTCGAGGTCATCATGACGACGCTCCACGCCGGCGGGAAGTTCGGTGGCGGTGGATACAAGGTTTCGGGCGGTTTGCATGGCGTCGGTGCGTCAGTCGTCAATGCACTGTCGGAGTGGCTGGAGGTCACGGTCCGGCGCGACGGGAAGATCTATCGACAGCGGTACGAGCGAGGGGTCCCGACGACGCCAGTCGAGGTCATCGGGGAGACCGAAGTCGACGATCACGGAACGGAAACCGTTTTCCTTCCCGATCGGCAGATTTTCCGCTCGCTGGACTATCAAGCAGACGTGCTCTTGCAGCGGTTTCGCGAAATCGCGTACCTGACGAGCGGCCTTACCATTCACTTCGTCGATGAGCGGACCGATACGGAAATGACGTTCTCCTTCGAGGGCGGGATCGTCTCCTTCGTGCGACACCTCAACCGGATGAAGGAAGTCTTGCAACCGCAGCCGTTCTACGTGAAACGCGAAGTGAACGGTTGTCTCGTCGAGGTCGCGATCCAGTATACCGATGGTTTCGCTGAGTCCACGCATGCCTTCGCTAACAATATCAACACCATCGACGGTGGCACACACGTCACGGGCTTCAAAGCTGCACTCACGCGCGCGATCAACGAGTACGCCCGGCGGCATGGACTCCTCAAGGAGAACGATCCCAACTTGAGTGGTGAAGACGTTCGCGAGGGACTGACTGCAATCATCTCAGTCATGCTCCCCGAACCACAATTCGAGGGGCAAACCAAGGCGAAGCTGGGCAACGCCGAAGTCGCCGGTATCGTACAGTCGGTCGTCTACGAGTCGTTCACGGGCTATCTGGAAGAAAATCCGACGATCGCACGTCGCATCATCGAAAAGTGTCTGACGGCAGCACGGGCGCGCGAAGCTGCACGAAAGGCTCGCGAACTGGTCCAACGCAAGGGAGCCCTGGACACGTTCAGTCTACCCGGCAAGCTCGCCGACTGCACCGAGCGCGATCCGGCGAAAGCGGAACTGTACATCGTCGAGGGCGACTCGGCTGGTGGTTCAGCCAAGCAGGGACGAGACCGCCGTTTTCAAGCTGTCCTTCCGCTTCGAGGCAAAATCCTGAACGTCGAGAAGGCGCGTCTGGACCGCATGCTGCACAACGAAGAAATCCGCGCGCTCATCACCGCGCTCGGGACCGGCATCGGTGACCAGTACGATCGGTCGAAACTGCGCTACCATCGGATCATCCTTATGACCGACGCCGATGTCGACGGTGCTCATATCCGGACGCTGCTCTTGACCTTTTTCTTCCGCTATCTCGAGGGACTGATCGTCGATGGACATCTGTACATCGCCCAGCCCCCGCTCTATCGACTCCAGAGCGGGAAGGAGGTGTACTACGTGTACTCGGACGAGGAGCGCGATGCCATCCTCAACCGCGGCGACGGCAAGTCGTGGGACGTCCAGCGTTACAAGGGTCTGGGAGAGATGAACCCGGAGCAGCTTTGGGAGACCACGATGGACCCAGCTCGCCGAACGCTCCTCCAGGTCACGATCGAGGATGCGGTCAAGGCGGACGAGACGTTCAATATGCTCATGGGCTCAGCTGTTCCTCCACGGAAGCGGTTCATTCAGGCACACGCCCGCGAGGTGCGCAACCTGGATATCTAA
- a CDS encoding DUF2298 domain-containing protein — protein sequence MHDVLAAVAWEAAWFVCAASLLPLLRVATADDRLASAVALTLGAALVALPVWWFGTLFPLRFTVETLVASFGLWTAISWGLVPFQRSRRQLLLGTTRTFGALSLFHVAAFAGYAFFRSFTPDIRYTEKPMELAFLSASIVTDRLPPPDPWFAGAPINYYVYGYVEMASLAKVLGVRPEIAFNLALSSLFASTVMGVFAVTWTLAAATGASPRRQAVAGTLALLFLVGAGNWETAWRLLRDPAASLSASWWAGPGWNASRVIVDSGFPWGGQPRPTINEFPAFSFILADLHPHLLALPILVGYLAGLAATVLSPRPVRAGVLTGVALGCLWITNTWSVPLALLAGAVVLLVGKRWSGRQRVQAVAAVLVPAVVVALPFQMTYVQSYGLVAEELPPVVARLPVVSWIVRTVGLVVWERSSFGELLRAYGTFLLPALLVVGQAVRSLPGAVRPRTGLVVGFAGFVLVLALASRTPALFLFGLLLGAVGLVLHSDRCLQPGMRLAFGLLGAAWLALLGIEFFFLRDVFGDRMNTVFKVSFDAWCYQALALPVAFVGVPTGGRPPRVLITGTLVALALGMLYVPLSAWKWTDGFTHRKGLDGLSYLATSHPDEYAAIEWLRARTPSDTVILEAPGCSYGSVDDLPHDRVSMATGRPTVIGWDGHEFQWRRGDTRALQELEQRQRVVRAVFENPTPATVTEVLTQYRVGYVYIGLLERNGLGPACRLLENTAPERLAAVLEQFGWAPVFQRGVVTVYAAPERLSVR from the coding sequence ATGCACGATGTACTCGCCGCGGTCGCCTGGGAGGCTGCGTGGTTCGTTTGCGCGGCGAGTTTGCTTCCCCTGCTCCGAGTGGCCACTGCAGACGACCGTTTGGCCAGTGCGGTGGCGCTCACGTTGGGGGCGGCGCTCGTCGCCCTGCCTGTCTGGTGGTTCGGTACGCTCTTCCCTCTGCGGTTTACCGTCGAGACTCTTGTCGCTTCCTTCGGTCTTTGGACAGCGATCAGCTGGGGACTGGTACCCTTCCAGCGATCTCGGCGACAGCTGCTCCTCGGGACGACCCGAACCTTCGGTGCCCTGAGCCTCTTCCATGTGGCGGCCTTCGCGGGCTACGCATTCTTCCGATCCTTTACACCAGACATCCGCTACACCGAGAAGCCGATGGAACTCGCCTTTCTCTCTGCATCGATCGTGACTGATCGACTGCCACCACCGGACCCGTGGTTCGCTGGTGCTCCGATCAATTATTATGTTTACGGCTACGTCGAAATGGCAAGCCTAGCGAAGGTGCTGGGCGTGCGTCCGGAGATCGCCTTTAACTTGGCGCTCTCCTCCCTGTTCGCGAGCACCGTAATGGGAGTATTCGCGGTAACCTGGACACTAGCCGCCGCGACTGGGGCGAGCCCGCGACGCCAGGCGGTCGCAGGTACGTTGGCCCTGCTCTTTCTCGTCGGTGCAGGAAACTGGGAAACGGCCTGGAGGCTCCTGCGCGATCCCGCTGCTTCCCTGTCTGCCTCCTGGTGGGCTGGTCCGGGGTGGAATGCCTCGCGCGTGATCGTCGATAGCGGATTTCCGTGGGGTGGGCAGCCTCGACCGACGATCAACGAGTTTCCCGCTTTCTCGTTCATTCTGGCTGACCTGCACCCGCATCTCCTCGCGCTCCCGATCCTGGTCGGCTACCTCGCTGGTCTCGCAGCGACGGTCCTGTCGCCGCGACCCGTCAGGGCTGGTGTACTGACTGGCGTTGCACTCGGTTGTCTGTGGATCACGAATACCTGGAGCGTTCCCCTCGCTCTCCTGGCGGGTGCAGTGGTTCTGCTGGTCGGGAAACGTTGGAGCGGGCGTCAGCGAGTCCAGGCCGTTGCTGCTGTTCTCGTTCCCGCGGTCGTCGTTGCACTGCCGTTCCAGATGACCTACGTCCAGTCGTATGGGCTGGTGGCCGAGGAGCTACCGCCCGTCGTCGCTCGGCTACCCGTGGTGAGCTGGATCGTGCGAACGGTCGGGCTCGTCGTCTGGGAGCGAAGTTCGTTCGGCGAGCTTCTGCGCGCCTACGGGACATTCTTGCTCCCCGCTCTGCTCGTCGTCGGGCAAGCCGTTCGGAGCCTGCCCGGGGCGGTTCGTCCGCGAACCGGACTCGTCGTCGGCTTCGCTGGATTTGTCCTCGTCCTCGCGTTGGCGAGTCGGACCCCTGCCCTGTTTCTGTTCGGCCTGCTTCTCGGTGCGGTCGGGCTGGTCCTGCACAGCGATCGGTGTCTCCAGCCAGGAATGCGTCTCGCGTTCGGATTACTCGGAGCGGCGTGGCTCGCGCTCCTGGGAATCGAGTTCTTCTTTCTCCGCGATGTTTTCGGTGACCGCATGAACACGGTCTTCAAAGTGTCTTTCGATGCCTGGTGCTATCAGGCGCTGGCGCTGCCGGTGGCGTTCGTCGGCGTGCCGACTGGAGGTCGACCGCCTCGAGTCCTCATCACCGGGACACTGGTTGCACTCGCTCTCGGCATGCTCTACGTGCCGCTCTCCGCCTGGAAGTGGACGGACGGTTTCACCCACCGTAAGGGACTCGACGGTTTGTCCTACCTGGCGACGAGCCACCCGGACGAATACGCAGCCATCGAATGGTTGCGGGCACGGACGCCGTCCGATACCGTGATTCTCGAAGCTCCAGGGTGTTCGTACGGATCGGTCGACGATCTTCCACACGATCGGGTATCGATGGCCACTGGCCGTCCGACCGTCATCGGCTGGGATGGTCACGAGTTCCAGTGGCGGCGGGGCGACACCCGCGCCCTCCAGGAGCTGGAGCAACGACAACGAGTAGTACGAGCCGTCTTCGAGAATCCCACCCCGGCGACAGTCACAGAGGTGCTCACTCAGTACCGAGTGGGGTATGTCTATATCGGCTTGTTGGAGCGGAATGGTCTCGGGCCTGCGTGTCGGCTGTTGGAGAACACTGCACCCGAGCGCCTGGCCGCTGTCCTGGAACAGTTCGGTTGGGCTCCAGTCTTCCAGCGTGGAGTCGTGACGGTCTATGCAGCTCCGGAGAGACTCTCGGTTCGTTGA
- a CDS encoding HU family DNA-binding protein, which yields MRKSDLIKAVADRTNARQSQVAPIVNAVFQTIQEALAKGEEVSIAGFGTFRVSERARRRGRNPRTNEPIEIPARKSPSFRPGTQLKRAVAGR from the coding sequence ATGCGGAAAAGCGATCTCATCAAGGCGGTAGCGGACCGGACGAATGCTCGGCAGAGCCAGGTTGCGCCGATCGTGAATGCCGTCTTCCAGACGATCCAAGAGGCGCTCGCCAAAGGTGAGGAAGTGAGCATCGCTGGCTTCGGAACGTTCCGCGTCAGCGAGCGTGCGCGCCGTCGGGGACGCAATCCCCGCACCAATGAGCCGATCGAGATTCCAGCGCGCAAGAGCCCCAGCTTCCGGCCTGGCACGCAGCTCAAGCGGGCTGTCGCTGGTCGTTAG
- a CDS encoding metallopeptidase family protein, whose protein sequence is MPVLVTRQTFERLVAEVLETLPEPFRRALDNVTIVIEREPGIRHRRLVGTRGRTLFGLYEGVPLPARTSAYNMVTPDVITLFQGPLCRAARNRAELARLVRETVLHEIAHYFGISDERLQEMGRY, encoded by the coding sequence GTGCCGGTTCTGGTGACGCGGCAGACATTCGAGCGTCTGGTCGCGGAAGTTCTCGAGACCCTACCGGAACCGTTTCGGCGAGCGCTCGACAATGTCACGATCGTGATCGAACGGGAACCAGGCATTCGCCATCGCCGACTGGTTGGGACGCGTGGTCGTACCCTTTTCGGGCTCTACGAAGGCGTACCTCTCCCGGCGCGGACGAGTGCCTACAACATGGTCACACCGGATGTCATCACGCTATTTCAAGGGCCGCTCTGTCGAGCAGCACGGAACAGGGCAGAGCTCGCTCGCCTGGTACGCGAGACTGTTCTGCACGAGATCGCGCACTATTTCGGCATCAGCGACGAGCGACTCCAGGAGATGGGGCGCTACTGA